A window of the Lolium perenne isolate Kyuss_39 chromosome 7, Kyuss_2.0, whole genome shotgun sequence genome harbors these coding sequences:
- the LOC127318055 gene encoding proteasome subunit alpha type-4-1 produces the protein MSRRYDSRTTIFSPEGRLYQVEYAMEAIGNAGSALGILAADGVVLVGEKKVTSKLLQSSRSAEKMYKIDSHLACAVAGIMSDANILINTARLHAQRYSLSYQEPIPVEQLVQSLCDTKQGYTQFGGLRPFGVSFLFAGWDKKHGFQLYMSDPSGNYSGWKASAVGANSQAAQSMLKQDYRDGMTREEAVALALKVLSKTMDSTSLTAEKLELAEVFLHPGTGEVQYQVCTPDAMGKLLAKAGLTQPAPEA, from the coding sequence ATGTCTCGCCGCTACGACAGCCGCACCACGATCTTCTCGCCGGAGGGCCGGCTGTACCAGGTGGAGTACGCGATGGAGGCGATCGGCAACGCCGGGTCGGCCCTCGGCATCCTGGCGGCCGacggcgtcgtcctcgtcggcgaGAAGAAGGTCACCTCCAAGCTCCTCCAGTCCTCCCGATCCGCCGAGAAGATGTACAAGATCGACTCCCACCTCGCCTGCGCCGTCGCCGGGATCATGTCCGACGCCAACATCCTCATCAACACCGCCCGCCTCCACGCCCAGCGCTACTCCCTCTCCTACCAGGAGCCCATCCCCGTCGAGCAGCTCGTCCAGTCCCTCTGCGACACCAAGCAGGGCTACACCCAGTTCGGAGGCCTGCGCCCCTTCGGCGTCTCCTTCCTCTTCGCCGGCTGGGACAAGAAGCACGGCTTCCAGCTCTACATGAGCGACCCCTCAGGTAACTACAGCGGCTGGAAGGCCTCCGCCGTCGGGGCCAACAGCCAGGCCGCGCAATCCATGCTCAAGCAGGACTACCGCGACGGCATGACCCGCGAGGAGGCCGTCGCCCTTGCCCTAAAGGTCCTCAGCAAGACCATGGATTCCACTAGTTTGACAGCAGAGAAGCTGGAGCTGGCCGAGGTGTTCCTGCATCCTGGCACCGGGGAGGTGCAGTACCAGGTCTGCACCCCAGATGCCATGGGAAAGCTGCTTGCCAAGGCTGGGCTCACGCAGCCGGCCCCTGAGGCCTGA
- the LOC127318054 gene encoding mitochondrial outer membrane import complex protein METAXIN → MASAAAEWEAAARKVLVARKPGFGLPTACPACLPAVLYLRMAQVPFDIHVDTSFPDAEHIPYVEFGECVAFNNEKGGVIEYLKEEKIVDLTSKLPSDSYSDLTSTKAMVSTWLADALQYELWVVTDRSIAQDIYYSDLSWPIGKILHWKKTRDVKQLLGITKLNAAEREEEIYRNANAAYDALSMRLGDQAFLFDNSPTDVDALFLGHALFVLNALPGTSTLRSYLQNYDNLVNCAERLKVQLMKTDSSAAGSVSGSGSSDPSSSSTSRKGASSGQSYKPKPKAKKERTEEEKKFRRRTKYFLATQLVAVLVFLSIMGGADNPELDDEYDVEYED, encoded by the exons ATGGCATCAGCGGCGGCGGAGTGGGAGGCCGCGGCGCGGAAGGTCCTGGTGGCGAGGAAGCCCGGATTCGGGCTCCCCACCGCCTGCCCGGCCTGCCTCCCCGCCGTCCTCTACCTCCGCATGGCCCAGGTCCCCTTCGACATCCACGTCGACACCTCCTTCCCCGACGCCG AGCACATACCATATGTTGAATTTGGCGAGTGTGTCGCATTCAACAATGAAAAAGGAGGTGTAATTGAGTATCTCAAGGAGGAGAAAATTGTGGACTTGACCTCAAAACTCCCAAGCGATTCTTACTCTGATCTAACATCCACAAAGGCCATGGTTTCGACTTGGCTTGCTGATGCTTTGCAATACGAACTTTGGGTGGTTACTGACAGGAGCATTGCACAAGACATTTACTATTCTGATCTCTCCTGGCCCATTGGGAAGATACTCCACTGGAAGAAAACTAGAGATGTGAAGCAATTACTGGGTATAACAAAGCTTAATGCTGCAGAAAGAGAAGAGGAG ATATACCGGAATGCTAATGCTGCTTATGATGCTTTATCAATGAGATTAGGAGATCAAGCCTTTCTTTTCGACAATAG CCCTACAGATGTTGATGCTCTTTTCCTTGGACATGCTCTTTTTGTCCTTAATGCATTACCT GGTACATCTACGCTGCGAAGTTATTTACAGAACTATGACAACTTGGTAAACTGTGCCGAGCGTCTCAAGGTCCAATTGATGAAAACCGATTCATCAGCAGCAGGGTCAGTATCAGGATCAGGATCATCTGATCCGTCGTCATCATCCACATCCAGGAAAGGAGCATCTTCTGGACAAA GTTACAAGCCTAAACCCAAAGCTAAGAAGGAGCGTACAGAGGAGGAGAAGAAATTTAGGCGAAGAACAAAGTACTTCCTTGCAACCCAACTCGTTGCAGTCCTTGTCTTCCTATCGATCATGGGTGGGGCGGATAATCCTGAGCTAGACGATGAGTACGATGTGGAGTATGAAGATTAA
- the LOC127313588 gene encoding bisdemethoxycurcumin synthase-like yields MSPVSAAVTWPLPSRAGTAAAISLRSHGTTCSRTARAYCSAAASRLPADAREIRQAQRSDGPATVLAIGKENPVNCIPQDEYVDWYFRVTNCEHLTKLKAKMKRISRNTGIQNRYFHHDEQMLRDHPEFLDDRLPSIDVRQEILAAAVPELAAAAAAKAIAEWGRPAADITHLVVSTYSGAHVPGVDLRVASLLGLRPNVQRTMLYLKACSAGSAALRLTKDMAENNRGARVLVVCADLSLIFFRGPDEARLDTVVAHTLFGDGAGAIIVGADPDTTTESPIFEMVSSSQATVPGTQHVVSGHIGKAGLHYSLSSELPFLVASNIEQCLLDIFQPLGHVISGGWNSLFMAVHPGGRAILDSVEAALELEPEKLAASRRVLRDYGNMAGVSVIFVLDEIRRRSHGEEWGVLVGFGPGITVETMVLRACNRKH; encoded by the exons ATGTCTCCGGTTAGTGCGGCGGTCACATGGCCACTTCCGTCCCGGGCCGGCACTGCGGCCGCCATCAGTTTGCGCAGCCATGGTACTACCTGCAGCAGAACCGCGAGAGCTTACTGCTCGGCAGCCGCGTCAAGGCTGCCAGCTGACGCCCGTGAAATCAGGCAGGCGCAGCGCTCGGACGGCCCGGCGACGGTCCTCGCCATCGGCAAAGAAAACCCAGTGAACTGCATACCGCAGGACGAGTACGTGGACTGGTACTTCCGGGTCACCAACTGCGAGCACCTCACCAAGCTCAAAGCCAAGATGAAGAGAATCA GTCGCAACACGGGGATCCAGAACCGCTACTTTCACCACGACGAGCAGATGCTACGGGATCACCCCGAGTTCCTCGACGACAGGCTACCCTCCATCGACGTCCGTCAGGAGATCCTAGCAGCCGCTGTCCCGGAGCTCGCTGCTGCCGCGGCTGCCAAGGCTATCGCCGAGTGGGGCCGCCCGGCCGCCGATATCACCCACCTGGTCGTCAGCACCTACTCCGGCGCCCACGTGCCTGGGGTCGACCTTCGCGTGGCCTCGCTGCTCGGTCTCCGCCCCAACGTCCAGCGCACCATGCTCTACCTCAAAGCCTGCTCCGCCGGCTCCGCAGCGCTCCGCCTGACCAAGGACATGGCCGAGAACAACCGCGGCGCGCGCGTCCTCGTGGTCTGCGCCGACCTGTCTCTCATCTTCTTCCGCGGGCCTGACGAGGCCCGCCTCGATACGGTCGTCGCCCATACCCTCTTCGGTGACGGTGCAGGCGCCATTATCGTCGGCGCCGACCCCGATACCACTACGGAGAGCCCTATCTTCGAGATGGTGTCCTCCTCGcaggccacggtgccggggactcAACACGTCGTCAGTGGGCACATCGGCAAAGCTGGCCTACATTATAGCCTCTCAAGCGAGCTGCCATTTTTGGTGGCCAGTAATATTGAGCAGTGCCTCCTCGACATCTTCCAGCCTCTCGGTCATGTAATAAGCGGTGGGTGGAACAGCCTGTTCATGGCGGTGCACCCCGgtggccgcgcgatcttggacagCGTCGAGGCGGCACTCGAGCTAGAGCCTGAGAAGCTGGCAGCTAGTCGCCGGGTGCTTAGGGACTACGGGAATATGGCTGGAGTCTCGGTTATCTTTGTTCTTGATGAGATTCGGCGGCGCAGTCATGGTGAAGAATGGGGGGTATTAGTTGGGTTTGGACCGGGGATCACCGTCGAGACGATGGTGCTGCGTGCATGCAACCGGAAACACTGA
- the LOC139833540 gene encoding uncharacterized protein, which produces MENLSPESKALYQLLRSETKEEYEIRFASYKKELLDAVKVFVDDTTEQITDVRTTIDGVRTAVSTDFQAAKESLGAELDAVKTSLSSEIAGLAAAVDRAMRCDPGAVAGRPSSSASKEVDARTAGPEGRHWDPQNRGTNCAQHTNSPEGGTNFDRNFFPQRQYNISRFPGSDSHNFASGFRFDLPHFDGANPKLWQRRCEEQFRRNLTASNLWVTLAADQFMGAAATWLGAFLHQYPQPSWMQFTEAVLARFSRNQHPILSRRLFHIRQETTIEDYVSRFSELMDQISVYEGKPDPVHYTTKFIDGLQSSVRVLVAIQQPKTLEVAYSLALMYEELGDDNQQRVQPIAASASRRSISAPPPPPPPPSKWVSRTVEEKKVVDSQKPASVDKWNSLRAYRRSKNLCFTCGEKYSREHQCKSAIQLHVVQEMIDYMRSCTDSDEDTLEADQEPVNQQVMMLSVAAVSPEVSAPRTMQLKVYIQGHDFLFLVDSGSSACFIDEEKAKLLTGLHRLPIPVSVKVAGGAVLQSTTYFPDLQWSADGAKFSDTFRVLRLGSYDGIIGLDWLGKYSPMMTHWEQGWLGIQHEGQQVILHGEGEILSTHALIELHLIREAQTDQPVELPRETEIERQIKELLDQGVITHSNSAFGSPILLVKKADHTWRLVVDYRHLNALTVKGKYPLPIIDELLDELAGVHWFSKLDLRAGYHQIRLAPGEEYKTAFQSHNGHYEFKVMAFGLTGAPATFQHAMNASLAPVLRKFALVFFDDILIYSATYEEHLQHLSTVLGILKRDQWQVKRSKCAFAHQ; this is translated from the exons ATGGAGAACCTCTCGCCGGAATCCAAGGCCTTGTACCAGCTCCTCCGATCGGAGACGAAGGAGGAGTACGAGATCCGTTTCGCCTCGTACAAGAAGGAATTGCTCGATGCGGTCAAGGTGTTCGTCGACGACACTACGGAGCAGATCACGGACGTCCGCACCACCATCGACGGCGTTCGCACGGCGGTGAGCACTGATTTTCAGGCGGCGAAGGAGTCCCTCGGCGCCGAGCTCGACGCCGTCAAGACCTCCCTCAGCTCCGAGATCGCCGGACTCGCGGCTGCTGTGGATCGAGCGATGCGCTGCGATCCAGGAGCCGTGGCGGGAAGGCCATCGTCGTCCGCATCCAAGGAGGTCGACGCTCGTACCGCCGGCCCTGAAGGGCGCCACTGGGATCCACAAAACCGGGGAACGAACTGTGCCCAGCACACGAATTCCCCGGAAGGAGGTACCAATTTCGACCGCAACTTTTTTCCCCAGCGCCAGTACAACATCTCGCGTTTTCCTGGCAGTGATTCTCATAATTTTGCTTCTGGTTTCCGTTTCGATCTGCCTCACTTCGATGGAGCCAACCCTAAACTGTGGCAACGGCGTTGTGAGGAACAATTTCGGAGGAACCTGACGGCATCCAACCTCTGGGTCACCCTTGCGGCTGATCAATTCATGGGCGCAGCAGCAACTTGGCTAGGGGCATTCTTACATCAGTATCCGCAACCCAGTTGGATGCAGTTCACAGAAGCAGTCCTGGCTCGATTCAGCAGAAACCAGCATCCGATACTCTCTAGGCGTTTGTTCCACATCAGGCAGGAAACCACTATCGAGGATTATGTATCTCGCTTCTCTGAGTTGATGGATCAGATCTCTGTATATGAGGGTAAGCCAGATCCAGTTCATTACACAACCAAGTTCATCGATGGTCTCCAGTCTTCAGTACGGGTTCTCGTGGCAATTCAGCAGCCGAAAACATTAGAAGTGGCTTATTCCTTGGCTCTTATGTATGAGGAATTGGGCGATGACAATCAGCAGCGAGTTCAGCCAATAGCTGCATCTGCTTCGAGAAGGTCCATCTctgcaccaccacctccaccgccaccaccatccAAGTGGGTTTCGCGAACAGTGGAGGAGAAAAAGGTTGTCGACAGTCAGAAGCCTGCTAGTGTCGACAAATGGAACAGCCTCAGAGCCTACCGCCGCTCTAAGAATTTGTGTTTCACTTGTGGAGAGAAGTACAGTCGTGAACATCAGTGCAAGTCAGCTATCCAGTTACATGTGGTGCAGGAAATGATTGATTACATGCGATCATGCACAGATAGTGATGAAGATACTCTAGAAGCTGATCAAGAGCCTGTAAATCAGCAGGTGATGATGCTTTCTGTGGCAGCCGTTAGCCCAGAGGTTAGCGCGCCAAGAACTATGCAGTTAAAGGTATACATTCAGGGACACGATTTCCTGTTCCTTGTTGATTCTGGTAGTTCAGCTTGTTTCATCGATGAGGAGAAGGCCAAGCTTCTGACCGGCCTGCACCGTTTACCTATCCCAGTGTCAGTTAAGGTAGCGGGGGGTGCTGTGTTACAGAGTACCACTTATTTCCCTGATCTACAGTGGTCAGCTGATGGTGCCAAGTTCTCGGATACCTTTCGGGTGCTGCGTTTGGGTAGCTATGATGGTATCATAGGCTTGGATTGGCTGGGCAAGTACAGTCCTATGATGACTCATTGGGAGCAAGGATGGCTTGGCATTCAACATGAAGGGCAACAGGTCATCCTGCATGGTGAAGGGGAAATTCTGTCGACACATGCCTTGATTGAACTGCATCTCATCAGGGAAGCCCAAACAGATCAGCCAGTTGAGCTACCTCGTGAA ACAGAAATTGAGAGGCAAATCAAGGAGCTACTTGACCAAGGTGTTATCACACACAGCAACAGCGCTTTTGGTTCTCCCATCTTGTTGGTTAAAAAGGCAGACCATACTTGGCGCCTGGTGGTGGATTACCGTCACCTCAATGCACTGACGGTGAAGGGAAAGTATCCACTACCAATAATTGATGAGTTACTGGATGAGCTCGCCGGCGTGCATTGGTTTTCTAAGCTCGATCTCAGGGCTGGCTACCATCAGATTCGACTGGCGCCTGGTGAAGAGTATAAAACGGCTTTCCAATCGCACAATGGCCACTATGAGTTCAAGGTCATGGCGTTTGGGCTGACAGGCGCCCCAGCCACCTTCCAGCATGCCATGAACGCATCCCTTGCCCCTGTCCTCAGGAAGTTTGCCCTCGTCTTTTTTGACGATATATTGATCTACAGCGCTACCTATGAGGAGCACCTGCAACATCTATCAACAGTCCTGGGAATATTGAAGCGTGACCAGTGGCAAGTAAAGCGTTCCAAGTGCGCGTTTGCTCATCAGTGA